A window of Synechococcus sp. MEDNS5 contains these coding sequences:
- a CDS encoding bifunctional 2-polyprenyl-6-hydroxyphenol methylase/3-demethylubiquinol 3-O-methyltransferase UbiG produces the protein MNPTPSDAATPVVSDFYDRFPYPGDPIQDGPPPGYNWRWCLESVDGAVRGEIPERDHAATPLRILDAGCGTGVSTDYLCHLNPGAEVLAVDISAGALDVARERLHRSRGAMQVRSLRQEQRSLLDLNGEGPFDYINSVGVLHHLREPLAGLKALAALLDDDGLMHLFLYANAGRWEIHRTQKALTRLGVGQDSEALRLGRELLDVLPESNRLRRNYEQRWLIDTAADANFADMYLHPQETSYDLETLFALIEASGLHFVGFSNPSVWDPARLLNGDLLARAQALPVEDQWFLIEDLDTEISHFEFFVARKPLQERRWEDDGDLLRARTRRQSCVWGWPSASLLGPDLEPIALSAQEKQLLEAVDAHPEHSLGELGLGPWTADVARTLIQRRLLLPLAEAGGGGENA, from the coding sequence ATGAATCCAACCCCATCCGACGCAGCCACCCCGGTGGTGAGTGATTTCTACGACCGTTTCCCCTATCCGGGTGACCCCATCCAGGACGGCCCACCTCCTGGGTACAACTGGCGGTGGTGTCTGGAGAGCGTCGATGGCGCAGTGAGGGGAGAGATCCCTGAGCGTGATCATGCAGCGACGCCTCTTCGAATCCTTGATGCGGGCTGTGGGACTGGCGTGAGCACCGACTATCTCTGCCATCTCAACCCTGGAGCCGAGGTGCTGGCCGTCGACATCAGCGCCGGTGCTCTAGACGTGGCCAGAGAGCGGTTGCATCGCTCCAGAGGAGCGATGCAGGTTCGATCACTGCGTCAGGAGCAGCGGAGCCTTCTAGATCTGAACGGTGAGGGGCCGTTCGATTACATCAATTCCGTTGGTGTGTTGCATCATTTGCGTGAGCCTCTGGCTGGTCTTAAGGCGCTTGCTGCGCTGCTGGACGACGACGGCTTGATGCATCTCTTCCTTTACGCCAATGCTGGGCGTTGGGAGATCCATCGCACGCAGAAGGCCCTAACCAGGCTTGGAGTGGGACAGGACAGTGAGGCTCTGCGTCTTGGCCGGGAGCTGTTGGATGTGCTCCCTGAATCCAATCGCCTTCGCCGTAACTATGAACAGCGGTGGCTAATCGACACCGCTGCTGACGCCAACTTCGCAGATATGTATCTGCATCCCCAGGAGACCAGCTATGACCTCGAAACCCTGTTTGCCCTGATCGAGGCCTCCGGGCTTCATTTCGTTGGTTTCTCCAATCCTTCGGTCTGGGATCCGGCTCGACTTCTGAACGGTGACCTCCTCGCACGGGCCCAAGCACTCCCTGTCGAGGATCAGTGGTTTCTGATCGAGGATCTCGACACGGAGATCAGTCATTTCGAGTTTTTTGTTGCGCGGAAGCCTCTTCAAGAGCGGCGCTGGGAAGACGATGGAGACCTGTTAAGAGCGCGGACCCGCCGCCAGTCCTGTGTGTGGGGGTGGCCTTCCGCCAGCTTGCTGGGTCCTGATCTTGAGCCGATTGCTTTGTCTGCGCAGGAAAAGCAGCTGCTCGAGGCCGTGGACGCCCATCCTGAGCATTCCCTTGGTGAGCTTGGTCTCGGCCCCTGGACTGCTGATGTGGCAAGGACTCTGATCCAACGTCGTCTGCTTTTGCCCCTTGCTGAAGCAGGGGGGGGCGGGGAAAACGCGTGA